In Helicobacter mastomyrinus, the sequence TCTCATCAAGGATAATTTTAGATTCTGTGCTTTTTTGCACACTTAGGGCTATACGAGAGGGAATCGTAGAACGTATTTCTCCCTCAAATGCCTTAGCGTCGGGTCTTTGTGTGGCTAGAATGAGGTGGATTCTTGACTGCCTTGCCTTTCGGCTCAATCGTGCGATATTTGCGCTAATAGCTTTATTTTTTATCAAATCATTTACTTCATCAATGATTAAAATTTTATAAGACATACTCTCATAACTCACTCCTTGTGCGTTACTTTGATAGCGCGATTCCATTTCTTCGACAAAGGATTCTATTGCTGCTTCTGCCTCGCTTGTGTCTAGAATCTCAACTTTTTCCCTCTCTCTAAATACTGCAAAATCACCCCCGCCTTTTGGGTCAATGATAGTAATTTCTGTACTTTTGTTTTGCAATAAACAAGTGATGATATTTTGAAGGAATATCGATTTGCCACTTCCTGTTGTCCCTCCAACAAAACAATGCACAGCTTCTACCAAGTCAAAACAAAAGGGCTTTTTGTCCCTATCCATTCCTGCAAAGATTCCAAGCTTATAATCTCCTCTTTTTATCATTTCTAAGCCTTGTGCGAATGCTCTTTCGCTAGGGTATTGCCAAAGATTTTTATCTTTTGGAATACATATATCAAAAGTCTTGCTCACACCCATACATCGCTGAATCTGCACCTTTTCTCCAAATTCTGTGTCTAAATGTTTGCAATGCCTCATAAAAGCATCAATTTTCGTAGAATCTTTTAGTTCTACTTTGATGATATAATGCCTATACGAATCTTTCTCATTCACAATATGAATAGGAATAGCAAATTTCTCAAAATATGCAACTAGGCAGTGGCTCTTGTCTCCACCTTTTTGTTGTGCTTGTTTGTTTTGTGCGATACCCACATTAGCAAGGCGAGATTCTAAAGACAGATTATCTAAACACCATTGATAGAAGCAATCGCTATTTTTGTAGCTATTGTGTATTTCATATAATCCTCTCTTTATATATTTGCTTAAAATATCTGTGTAACATTTCTCATCGCTAAAAATATTTTGCTTTTGGGCATCTAGCTCATCTTTGTGCTGCACATAAAATAACGCTCTTAAAGCTACATCAAAATCTTCTTTTTCATCTTTGCCTTTGCCTGTGATTTGCTCTAAATGATATTCCTTACCCCTATCGCCACCTAGCTTTTTATTCTCCCATAAAGGAGCATTAAGCGGTGATTTAGGCAGACTAAGTGCCTTAGCAATAGCGATACGTAAAACATAATATTTGGGCAAATCCTTTTTTTCTAAGCCTTGATTGAGGATTCTATCTATAAGAGTCTCCTCGTGATTGGTTGTGTAAAAATCTGCCATAATCTTCTCCTATAATATTTCATCTTTTGTGGCTACTTTAATGTATGCGTGGCTTCTATCGCTTTGGTTTTCAATCTTATATAATCCTGCGATATGAGGCTTAGCATATTCATATTCTCTTGTGCTTATTTCTGTATCGGTAGGCAGGATAATAGTTTGCAGATTCTGTGCGTAGTAATTTTGGATAATTCTTGCCCGATTTGCTCCATCAATCCTACCTAATGGTGTATCGATAATAAGCGGAATGTGAGCGTTAGATAACTCACTTAATGCCCAAAAGATTGCAATAGCTAAAAGCTGATTTTGTCCGCTGCTTTGAGAGCCTATGTAAATATTTTCAAATCGCTCATTTTTTAAGGTGATTTCAAATGCTTCATCAATCTCTACTCCCGCGATATTATCTT encodes:
- a CDS encoding FtsK/SpoIIIE domain-containing protein, with translation MADFYTTNHEETLIDRILNQGLEKKDLPKYYVLRIAIAKALSLPKSPLNAPLWENKKLGGDRGKEYHLEQITGKGKDEKEDFDVALRALFYVQHKDELDAQKQNIFSDEKCYTDILSKYIKRGLYEIHNSYKNSDCFYQWCLDNLSLESRLANVGIAQNKQAQQKGGDKSHCLVAYFEKFAIPIHIVNEKDSYRHYIIKVELKDSTKIDAFMRHCKHLDTEFGEKVQIQRCMGVSKTFDICIPKDKNLWQYPSERAFAQGLEMIKRGDYKLGIFAGMDRDKKPFCFDLVEAVHCFVGGTTGSGKSIFLQNIITCLLQNKSTEITIIDPKGGGDFAVFREREKVEILDTSEAEAAIESFVEEMESRYQSNAQGVSYESMSYKILIIDEVNDLIKNKAISANIARLSRKARQSRIHLILATQRPDAKAFEGEIRSTIPSRIALSVQKSTESKIILDETGAEKLTGRGDMLIKLVSSSEMKHILGVKVGNIQAFLP